In the Leptolyngbya sp. FACHB-261 genome, one interval contains:
- a CDS encoding chloride channel protein: protein MMWHLPVPNRLWQLLQPKRLAIFEACVIGLVSGLAGFLLKQQVGWLGGWRVYAAHVLPPWLILPAIGLCGGLLAGWLVERLAPEAAGSGIPQVKSALARLPVSLDLRVAVVKLVSTTLVLGSGLTLGRQGPTVQIGAALAAQLSRWVPTSPDYRRQLIAAGTAAGLAAGFNAPIAGVLFVIEELLQDVSGLTLGTAILASFVGAVVSRLLGGNELSVGMNADQINFLPQEIPLLLILGVLAGLLGGLFCQGVFLSLTFYRRVLRLGLPWRVGLAGLASGLIVALLPASFRDNAGMQELLVTGEASWQVTAVALVIRFGLTLIACGSGAPGGLFAPSLVMGSALGYLVGTGAQSLQNLSLVSGVSWGADLVGSPTVYALAGMGAVFSAVARGPITAIVIVFEMTTNFNLVLPLMITSVVAYLVSEQVFPGSLYTRLLEWNGIKLDSDAPADGLWAKLTAEDIMQGRVETLASELSLDEVVQAFSRSHHRGFPVLDEGKLVGIVTQTDLAVINQRGLAGDLPLREIMTLQPVTVRPSDPLTQVLYLLDRYKLSRLPVTEGRKLVGIITRADIIRVESDRLSGDHNRFGPQPEPSYVVHQTRAPALGQGRLLVPLANPQTASALLRLAAAIARERHFELECLQVILVPRDNSPSETSVRTTSSRRLLDRAVRLGKELKIPVHTQVRVAHDVAQAILETLKERHIDLVLMGWEGSTPTPGRIFGNVVDTVIRQAACEVVLVKLCSQTIPNRWLVPMAGGPNAQQAVQLLPALVSLSSAPEIRLCQVFEPSQPRPDQSNLERAARFLSRRLSQRGHGRAVPWKVSTTPVHATSVSHAVLDLARQDQCDVIVLGASREGLLQQVIKGNIPEAIARNSKRTVILVRGAVGS, encoded by the coding sequence ATGATGTGGCATCTCCCCGTTCCGAACCGTTTGTGGCAACTGCTCCAGCCCAAACGTCTAGCGATCTTTGAAGCCTGCGTGATCGGTCTAGTCTCCGGTCTGGCAGGCTTCCTCCTCAAGCAACAGGTGGGATGGCTAGGGGGCTGGCGTGTGTACGCGGCTCACGTCCTGCCCCCCTGGCTGATTTTGCCAGCCATCGGGCTCTGCGGCGGTCTACTGGCTGGCTGGCTCGTAGAACGGTTGGCACCAGAAGCGGCGGGGAGCGGTATCCCTCAAGTCAAATCAGCCCTTGCCCGTTTGCCCGTATCGCTCGATTTACGAGTTGCGGTTGTCAAACTGGTCAGTACAACCCTGGTTTTGGGCTCTGGGCTGACCTTAGGCCGACAAGGTCCAACTGTGCAAATTGGGGCCGCGCTAGCCGCTCAGCTCAGCCGTTGGGTCCCCACGTCGCCAGACTACCGACGCCAGCTGATTGCAGCGGGGACAGCAGCCGGTTTAGCAGCAGGCTTTAATGCCCCAATCGCGGGCGTTCTGTTCGTGATCGAAGAGCTGTTGCAGGACGTATCGGGCCTGACTCTAGGGACAGCAATTCTGGCTTCGTTTGTCGGCGCTGTCGTCTCCCGGCTACTGGGGGGCAATGAGCTTTCCGTTGGCATGAACGCCGATCAGATCAATTTTCTGCCCCAAGAGATTCCACTACTCCTGATCCTGGGAGTTTTAGCAGGCTTGCTCGGGGGCCTATTTTGCCAAGGCGTCTTCCTAAGCCTGACGTTCTATCGTCGGGTATTGCGCCTGGGACTACCCTGGCGAGTGGGCTTAGCGGGGTTAGCATCTGGATTGATCGTGGCGCTCCTGCCGGCCTCATTTCGGGACAACGCAGGGATGCAGGAGTTGTTGGTCACTGGAGAAGCCAGCTGGCAGGTGACCGCTGTAGCTCTGGTCATCCGCTTCGGCCTGACCTTAATTGCCTGCGGCTCCGGCGCGCCGGGAGGCTTGTTTGCCCCCTCACTGGTTATGGGTTCCGCTTTGGGCTATCTAGTCGGCACAGGGGCTCAAAGTCTCCAGAACCTATCTCTTGTTTCTGGAGTTTCTTGGGGAGCTGATCTGGTCGGTTCCCCTACTGTTTACGCCCTTGCCGGTATGGGGGCTGTGTTTAGTGCGGTGGCCAGGGGGCCGATCACAGCAATCGTGATCGTCTTCGAGATGACAACCAATTTCAACCTGGTGCTGCCCTTGATGATCACCTCGGTGGTGGCCTATCTCGTGTCCGAACAGGTTTTTCCAGGATCACTCTACACGCGCCTGCTGGAGTGGAATGGTATCAAATTAGATTCGGATGCACCCGCTGATGGCCTCTGGGCAAAGCTGACTGCCGAGGACATCATGCAGGGACGAGTCGAGACACTGGCTAGCGAGTTGAGCTTGGATGAGGTCGTACAGGCTTTTTCTCGCTCGCACCACCGAGGCTTCCCAGTGCTGGACGAAGGCAAGCTTGTGGGGATTGTCACCCAAACTGACCTCGCAGTGATCAACCAGCGAGGCTTGGCCGGTGATCTGCCCCTACGGGAGATTATGACGTTGCAACCAGTGACAGTTCGGCCCAGCGATCCGCTGACTCAGGTGCTCTACCTGTTGGACCGTTACAAGCTCAGCCGTTTGCCCGTGACAGAGGGGCGCAAGCTAGTCGGCATCATCACTAGAGCTGACATCATTCGAGTGGAATCTGACCGGTTGAGCGGTGATCACAACCGCTTTGGCCCACAGCCAGAACCTTCTTACGTCGTGCATCAGACCCGCGCGCCAGCTCTGGGCCAAGGGCGGCTTTTGGTGCCTCTCGCCAACCCCCAAACTGCCTCAGCCCTGCTGCGACTGGCAGCAGCGATTGCCCGCGAGCGCCATTTCGAACTCGAATGCCTACAGGTCATTTTGGTGCCTCGGGACAATTCTCCATCTGAAACATCGGTGCGGACAACCAGTAGCCGACGGCTACTAGATCGAGCAGTGCGTTTGGGCAAAGAGTTGAAAATTCCAGTTCACACCCAGGTTCGAGTAGCGCACGATGTTGCGCAGGCCATTCTGGAAACTCTAAAAGAGCGTCACATTGACTTGGTGCTGATGGGTTGGGAGGGGAGCACACCGACGCCAGGCCGTATTTTCGGCAACGTCGTAGACACTGTAATCCGACAGGCCGCCTGCGAGGTTGTGTTGGTGAAGTTGTGCAGTCAGACAATCCCCAATCGCTGGTTGGTGCCTATGGCAGGTGGTCCCAATGCTCAACAAGCGGTGCAATTGCTGCCAGCCCTGGTCTCGCTCAGTAGTGCGCCTGAGATCCGTCTCTGTCAAGTGTTTGAGCCCTCTCAGCCTCGCCCAGACCAGAGCAATCTAGAGCGAGCGGCTCGGTTCCTCAGCCGTCGCCTAAGCCAACGGGGGCATGGGCGTGCAGTGCCCTGGAAGGTCAGCACCACACCAGTTCACGCCACCTCCGTCTCTCATGCAGTGCTTGATCTAGCCCGCCAAGACCAATGTGACGTGATTGTGCTAGGGGCTAGTCGGGAGGGCTTGCTGCAACAGGTGATTAAAGGCAACATCCCGGAAGCGATTGCCCGCAATAGCAAGCGGACAGTCATTCTGGTACGAGGAGCAGTAGGCTCCTAG
- a CDS encoding pentapeptide repeat-containing protein produces the protein MANEEHLSLLKQGVVAWNNWRRLEKHIQPDLYKADLQGVDLSGANFRQANLGGANLSLASLRYADLCGTTLCEADLRGANLAKAFSIGASLAYANLQNANLVEAQLAGVTLTGASLVGALLTGANLQEADLSRSDLTLADLSHADLTGAHLVETNLEQTNLESCRVYGISAWDLNLKGAKQSNLIITSPNEATITVDDLEVAQFIYLLLNNKKIRSVIDTMTSKVVLILGRFKQERKAILDAIREELRRGNNYVPILFDFDRPNNRDYTETIVTLASMAKFVIADLTDPSSIPKELESFTEKFAIPVQPLIEGADREYSMFKDTWKYHWVLQIHRYQDLDDLLTSLREKIIAPAEAKATDLLRRRQEVYG, from the coding sequence ATGGCTAACGAAGAACATCTTTCTCTGCTCAAGCAAGGAGTAGTCGCTTGGAACAATTGGAGGAGACTAGAAAAACACATACAACCTGATCTTTATAAGGCGGACTTGCAGGGTGTGGATCTCAGTGGGGCTAACTTCAGACAGGCTAATCTTGGAGGGGCGAATCTCAGCCTCGCAAGCCTTCGCTATGCAGACCTTTGTGGTACAACCCTTTGTGAAGCAGACCTGAGGGGAGCCAATCTTGCTAAGGCATTTTCTATTGGAGCTAGCCTTGCCTATGCAAACCTCCAAAATGCAAATCTAGTTGAAGCCCAACTTGCTGGAGTAACCCTCACTGGAGCAAGTCTTGTTGGAGCCCTGCTTACAGGCGCAAACTTACAAGAAGCGGACCTTAGCCGGTCAGACCTTACTTTGGCAGATCTCAGCCACGCAGATCTCACAGGCGCTCATTTAGTTGAAACTAACCTTGAGCAAACAAATCTTGAGAGTTGCAGAGTTTATGGAATATCCGCTTGGGACTTGAATCTGAAGGGAGCAAAGCAGTCGAATCTGATTATCACTTCTCCCAACGAAGCGACTATCACAGTAGATGATCTTGAGGTTGCTCAGTTTATCTATTTACTTCTCAATAATAAAAAGATTCGTAGCGTCATTGACACTATGACTTCCAAAGTCGTTTTAATACTTGGTCGTTTTAAACAAGAGAGAAAAGCGATTTTGGACGCAATCCGAGAGGAGTTGCGTAGGGGCAATAACTACGTCCCTATTCTCTTTGATTTTGATAGACCAAACAACAGGGATTACACAGAAACTATTGTCACATTAGCTTCAATGGCTAAATTTGTTATTGCTGACCTTACAGATCCTAGCTCCATCCCCAAAGAATTAGAGTCTTTTACTGAAAAATTTGCTATTCCGGTTCAGCCATTAATAGAAGGGGCGGACCGTGAATACAGCATGTTTAAGGATACTTGGAAATATCACTGGGTTCTTCAGATTCACCGCTATCAAGACTTGGATGATTTGCTAACCTCGCTCCGAGAGAAAATCATTGCCCCTGCTGAGGCAAAAGCAACCGACCTATTGAGACGAAGGCAGGAGGTCTACGGGTGA
- a CDS encoding Ppx/GppA phosphatase family protein translates to MPVNVPNYPPFPVAPILAAIDIGTNSIHMVVVRIQPDLPAFTIIGREKETVRLGEREQQTGRLTPVAMARGLEALRRCQSIAQAQGAGEIIAVATSAVREAPNGRQYLQQIEQELGIEVDLISGPEEARRIYLGVLSGLEFGNLPHVIIDIGGGSTELILGDGREARFLSSTKVGAVRLNEQFVHSDPIRSEDYERLRAYVRGMLERPAEDLRSHLTPAETGCLRMVGTSGTIQALALLLAREKLGTVPLPLSGYEFSLSELEGVLERLQRLNLRERRNLPGLSERRSEIILAGATVLHEAMLLLGTSSVVVCERALREGLVVDWMMAHGLIADYLRYQESVRERSVIRMAQRYQVNVDHSEHVADLVLTLFDQLNGVLHDWGSPTTEGLPWRELLKAAAILHNCGHYISHSAHHKHSYYLIRHGELLGYTEAEIEVIANLARYHRKGTPKKKHESYLTLTHKQHRRFVDQASALLRLAVALDRRQLGAVERIWLEYDAEARLLHLYIQPAQADDPCDLELWSLDFKKEAFETEYGVKLVSHRASAQAGLLTTAAP, encoded by the coding sequence TTCTATCCACATGGTTGTGGTTAGGATTCAGCCTGACTTACCTGCCTTTACGATCATTGGGCGTGAAAAAGAGACTGTTCGCCTGGGAGAACGAGAGCAGCAGACGGGCCGTCTGACCCCTGTTGCTATGGCAAGGGGCCTTGAGGCCCTACGCCGTTGCCAGAGTATTGCTCAAGCTCAAGGCGCGGGTGAAATTATTGCTGTGGCCACGAGTGCTGTGCGGGAAGCGCCAAACGGGCGTCAGTATTTGCAGCAGATCGAGCAGGAGTTAGGTATAGAGGTTGACCTGATTTCGGGTCCAGAGGAAGCCCGACGCATTTATCTCGGTGTTCTCTCTGGCCTAGAGTTTGGCAATCTGCCCCATGTGATTATCGACATTGGCGGCGGCTCCACCGAGCTGATTTTAGGTGATGGGCGAGAGGCTCGCTTCTTGAGCAGTACCAAGGTTGGGGCGGTGCGTCTCAATGAGCAGTTTGTACACAGCGACCCAATCCGCTCTGAAGACTACGAGCGCTTGCGGGCTTATGTGCGCGGCATGCTGGAGCGACCGGCTGAGGATCTACGCTCCCATCTCACCCCCGCTGAAACCGGCTGCCTCCGCATGGTGGGTACTTCTGGCACGATTCAGGCGCTAGCCCTGCTCTTAGCCCGCGAGAAGCTGGGTACAGTGCCATTGCCGCTCAGTGGATATGAATTCAGCCTGAGCGAGTTAGAGGGCGTGTTAGAGCGCCTGCAACGACTGAACTTGCGGGAGCGACGCAACCTTCCTGGCTTATCAGAGCGGCGATCCGAAATTATCCTGGCTGGTGCGACAGTCCTGCACGAAGCGATGCTACTGCTGGGGACCTCCAGCGTGGTGGTTTGCGAGCGGGCCTTGCGCGAGGGCCTAGTGGTGGACTGGATGATGGCCCACGGGCTAATTGCAGACTACTTGCGCTATCAGGAGTCGGTGCGGGAGCGCAGTGTCATACGCATGGCCCAACGCTATCAGGTCAATGTAGACCACAGCGAGCACGTAGCAGATTTAGTGTTGACCTTGTTTGACCAACTCAACGGCGTGCTGCATGACTGGGGGAGTCCAACGACTGAGGGCTTACCCTGGCGAGAGTTGCTGAAGGCTGCGGCAATTCTGCACAATTGTGGCCACTACATCAGTCATTCAGCCCACCACAAGCACTCCTACTACTTGATTCGTCATGGTGAGCTGCTGGGCTATACCGAGGCCGAGATTGAAGTTATCGCTAACCTAGCTCGCTACCACCGTAAGGGGACGCCTAAGAAGAAACACGAGAGCTACTTGACCCTGACTCACAAGCAGCATCGCCGCTTTGTAGACCAGGCCAGTGCCTTGCTACGCTTGGCAGTGGCTTTAGATCGTCGTCAGTTGGGCGCGGTCGAGCGTATTTGGCTGGAGTATGACGCCGAAGCACGGCTCCTGCATCTGTACATACAACCAGCGCAGGCCGATGACCCCTGCGATCTGGAACTGTGGAGTCTGGACTTTAAGAAGGAAGCTTTTGAGACTGAGTATGGGGTCAAGCTAGTTTCACACCGGGCCAGTGCTCAGGCTGGCTTGCTGACAACGGCTGCCCCCTAG
- the arsS gene encoding arsenosugar biosynthesis radical SAM (seleno)protein ArsS (Some members of this family are selenoproteins.), with the protein MPTFQARLGSPLRRASLSTLQVNLGKRCNMACSHCHVEAGPKRTESMDCSTAEGIIEFLAAHPKIGTLDITGGAPELNPHFRYLVQAGRELGRHVIDRCNLTILLEPGHEDLAEFLRDYQVEVVASLPCYLEDNVDKQRGNGVFQNSIRALQQLNGLGYGSPDTGLTLNLVYNPVGAHLPPPQAKLEADYQRELAARYGIVFNQLFTITNIPIKRYAHFLEITGQSEAYMTLLRQAFNLSTVEGLMCRHQISVDWLGNVYDCDFNQMLELGVPGEGRKLWELGEQDLLGRGIATGEHCYGCTAGAGSSCGGSLT; encoded by the coding sequence ATGCCAACCTTTCAAGCCCGTTTGGGCTCTCCTCTGCGCCGCGCCTCTCTCAGCACCCTTCAGGTCAACCTTGGCAAGCGCTGCAACATGGCCTGTAGCCATTGTCATGTCGAAGCTGGCCCCAAGCGTACCGAGTCAATGGACTGCTCAACTGCCGAGGGCATTATTGAATTTCTAGCTGCCCATCCCAAGATTGGCACCTTAGACATCACAGGCGGTGCTCCAGAACTAAACCCACACTTTCGCTACTTAGTGCAGGCTGGCCGTGAATTGGGCCGTCACGTCATTGACCGCTGCAACCTAACGATTTTGCTGGAACCCGGCCACGAGGATCTAGCAGAATTTTTGCGCGATTACCAAGTTGAAGTAGTTGCCTCCCTGCCCTGCTACCTCGAAGACAACGTTGACAAACAACGAGGCAACGGCGTCTTTCAAAACAGCATTCGTGCCCTACAACAGCTCAACGGGTTGGGTTACGGCAGCCCTGACACCGGCTTAACCCTGAACCTGGTTTACAACCCAGTAGGTGCCCATCTGCCACCGCCCCAAGCCAAACTAGAAGCCGACTACCAACGGGAACTCGCAGCTCGCTACGGCATTGTCTTCAACCAGCTATTTACGATCACCAATATCCCGATCAAGCGCTACGCTCACTTCCTAGAGATCACGGGTCAGAGCGAAGCCTATATGACCCTGTTGCGGCAAGCATTTAACCTCAGTACAGTCGAAGGGCTCATGTGCCGTCATCAAATCAGCGTTGATTGGCTAGGCAACGTCTACGACTGCGACTTCAATCAAATGCTGGAGCTAGGCGTTCCCGGTGAAGGACGCAAATTATGGGAACTGGGCGAACAAGACCTGCTAGGCCGTGGCATCGCCACGGGTGAGCACTGCTACGGCTGCACAGCAGGAGCCGGTTCTAGCTGTGGTGGCTCACTGACTTGA
- a CDS encoding Na/Pi cotransporter family protein: MASSNNLRKVFRLLSLGFLVLALTFTPTLLSLHSPASESVSLEISLAKANAQTPEAQAPNAQAPEAEAEAEAEGGDSAQAPTGDEEDTEKIDATKMVMGVLAGLVLFLYGVTRLAQGLKTIAGDRPKRLLDKFTTNRFAGVLTGAAATTVLDSSSVTIIMVIAMVSAGLLGFAQSLAVVLGSNIGTTVGAQIIAFEINQYAPIALFIGLLLHFVGRTERQKNIGLILLGVGLIFFGLDTIDEAMKPFRTYQPFIDWMRTLGEHPLQGALVGALFTVLIQSSSATVAIIVTLAGSGLISLPAGIALMLGAEIGTCADTLVATIGRGRPALRTGVFHLVFNVVTATIGIAFAAQLAQLVESISSGAGVGRQIANAQIIFNVLGVLLFIGLIPLIARSLEKLVPDAKQSERQPVNV, from the coding sequence ATGGCTTCCTCAAACAATTTGAGAAAAGTATTTAGGCTCTTGAGCTTAGGCTTCTTAGTGCTTGCGTTAACCTTTACCCCGACCCTACTCAGCCTTCATTCTCCTGCTTCTGAATCTGTCTCGCTTGAAATATCTCTGGCGAAAGCCAACGCCCAAACGCCGGAAGCTCAAGCTCCCAATGCCCAAGCACCAGAAGCAGAAGCAGAAGCAGAAGCAGAAGGTGGAGACAGTGCTCAGGCTCCCACTGGGGACGAAGAAGATACAGAAAAAATTGACGCTACCAAAATGGTCATGGGCGTACTAGCTGGTCTCGTGCTATTTCTGTATGGCGTCACTCGTCTCGCCCAAGGTCTCAAAACTATTGCAGGAGACCGTCCCAAACGGCTCCTTGATAAATTCACCACTAATCGCTTTGCAGGTGTGCTCACGGGTGCCGCTGCAACCACTGTCTTAGATTCATCTTCAGTCACTATCATCATGGTGATTGCTATGGTGAGTGCCGGTCTGCTGGGCTTTGCCCAATCTCTCGCTGTTGTTTTGGGCTCCAATATCGGTACAACCGTGGGCGCTCAAATCATTGCTTTTGAGATCAATCAATATGCTCCTATCGCCCTCTTCATTGGCCTGCTTCTACATTTTGTCGGTAGGACAGAGCGTCAAAAAAACATTGGTTTAATTCTGTTGGGTGTGGGATTGATCTTCTTCGGTCTCGATACGATCGACGAAGCAATGAAACCCTTTAGGACCTATCAGCCCTTCATTGATTGGATGAGAACATTAGGCGAGCATCCACTACAGGGTGCTCTAGTAGGGGCCTTGTTTACCGTTTTGATTCAATCTTCCTCGGCCACTGTCGCGATTATCGTCACATTAGCCGGCTCTGGCCTAATTTCACTGCCTGCTGGTATTGCCCTAATGCTAGGTGCAGAAATTGGCACTTGCGCTGATACGTTGGTAGCGACGATTGGACGAGGACGCCCAGCTCTGCGTACGGGTGTGTTTCATCTGGTGTTCAATGTGGTTACTGCCACCATAGGTATTGCCTTTGCGGCTCAACTTGCTCAGTTAGTCGAGTCTATTTCCTCGGGCGCTGGTGTTGGACGGCAAATTGCTAACGCTCAGATCATCTTCAACGTGCTAGGTGTGTTGCTGTTTATTGGCTTAATTCCGCTCATAGCTCGCAGCTTAGAAAAGCTAGTTCCTGATGCTAAGCAATCAGAGCGGCAGCCAGTCAACGTCTAA